One genomic region from Sphingobacterium sp. UGAL515B_05 encodes:
- a CDS encoding OsmC family protein, whose protein sequence is MKRNATAVWNGTIKEGNGHLTTQSSVLNQTQYSFNSRFAEGVGTNPEELLAAAHAGCFTMKLSLDLTQAGYPPKRLETKSIITLDNGKITQSELLLDAEVDGISAEEFEKIAREAEKTCPVSAAFSFKIILNINLKK, encoded by the coding sequence ATGAAACGTAATGCTACCGCCGTTTGGAACGGCACCATCAAAGAAGGAAACGGACATCTGACCACACAAAGTTCCGTTCTGAACCAGACCCAGTATTCATTCAACAGCCGCTTCGCTGAAGGTGTCGGTACAAATCCCGAAGAACTGCTTGCTGCTGCCCATGCAGGATGTTTTACAATGAAGCTGAGCCTTGATCTCACACAGGCGGGTTATCCCCCTAAAAGACTCGAAACAAAGTCCATTATTACCTTGGATAATGGTAAAATCACACAGTCGGAACTTCTACTTGATGCAGAAGTAGATGGCATCTCAGCGGAAGAATTTGAAAAAATTGCCCGAGAGGCCGAAAAAACCTGTCCCGTAAGCGCAGCATTCAGCTTCAAAATCATCTTAAACATCAACCTAAAAAAATAA
- a CDS encoding AraC family transcriptional regulator, whose amino-acid sequence MNSATSIFESNHKKLGLISFDSSSLDLVNGETFRHYIKILLIPAGYALTVDFTAYETQNPTLLFINTNQYLDIQSANENKAFLIHYNRDFYCIQIHDEEVACDGLLFNNIFENPIVDLFGDELHAIPQLFAQISNELDFQDRSSEEMIRTYLKQIIIRATRQWKKQNLQNETLDLVSMDQDFFRNFSRLVNIHYREKHSVADYADLLNLAPKTLSNKFHKLNLENPNEMIKNRIVLEAKRLLLYSELTIKEIAYQLGYEDPAYFNRIFTQKSGKTPAAFRKEIKN is encoded by the coding sequence ATGAACAGTGCTACTTCCATTTTCGAATCGAACCATAAAAAATTAGGCCTGATTTCTTTCGATTCCTCCTCGCTGGACCTGGTAAACGGCGAAACATTCCGCCATTACATTAAAATATTGCTCATTCCAGCTGGTTACGCACTAACGGTGGACTTCACGGCTTATGAAACCCAAAATCCCACCTTGCTTTTCATCAATACCAATCAATATCTTGACATTCAGTCGGCCAATGAAAATAAAGCCTTTTTAATCCATTACAACCGGGATTTCTACTGTATTCAGATTCATGATGAGGAGGTTGCCTGTGACGGACTCTTGTTCAATAATATTTTTGAGAATCCGATAGTGGACCTATTCGGCGATGAACTGCACGCCATACCCCAGTTATTCGCTCAGATCAGCAATGAGCTTGATTTTCAGGACCGCTCTTCGGAAGAAATGATCCGAACGTACCTCAAGCAGATTATCATCCGAGCAACGCGGCAGTGGAAAAAGCAGAACCTCCAAAATGAAACGCTCGACCTCGTCAGCATGGATCAGGACTTTTTCAGAAACTTCAGCCGACTGGTCAATATTCACTACAGGGAAAAACACAGCGTAGCCGATTATGCAGATCTACTGAACCTTGCCCCGAAAACGCTTTCCAACAAATTCCACAAACTCAACCTTGAAAATCCGAACGAGATGATCAAAAACAGGATCGTCCTTGAAGCCAAACGCCTGCTCCTTTACAGTGAGCTTACCATAAAGGAAATCGCTTATCAATTGGGTTATGAAGACCCGGCTTACTTCAACCGGATCTTTACGCAGAAATCGGGAAAAACTCCGGCGGCTTTTCGGAAAGAAATTAAAAATTAA
- a CDS encoding type II CAAX endopeptidase family protein: protein MKIGPTLSVILVVLVSFSLYYMLFLFFGPIKRELDTLTRQGLLSYILTYFIIGVPIFLGTYIINKREGVFKSLGLSGNFVTGITLSLLFVSPMLAGGLFIFGLNKEISMQTLVAQTVIAGFMEELYFRGFLFGQLFRKTKLGFIPAIFFGAVVFGSGHLYQSQDINRMMGIFILTFLGAVFFAWLFTEWNYNLWVPIWTHTLMNLTWIFFDFDNTSLGGVYANILRGSTIAFAIVFTIVYKKRNRQRLAVNKHTLILKKSDN, encoded by the coding sequence ATGAAAATCGGCCCAACGTTAAGCGTAATACTTGTTGTTTTAGTAAGCTTTTCTCTTTATTATATGCTGTTTTTATTTTTCGGCCCCATTAAAAGAGAACTCGATACACTTACCCGGCAAGGGCTATTGAGCTATATACTTACTTATTTCATCATCGGAGTACCTATTTTTCTAGGAACTTACATCATTAATAAGCGCGAAGGCGTGTTTAAGAGCTTGGGCCTTTCTGGCAATTTTGTGACCGGAATAACATTAAGTCTTCTTTTTGTGTCGCCCATGCTGGCTGGAGGTCTTTTTATCTTCGGCCTGAATAAGGAGATCAGTATGCAAACTCTGGTTGCACAAACAGTCATCGCCGGTTTTATGGAAGAATTATATTTCAGGGGTTTTCTTTTTGGCCAGTTATTCCGAAAGACAAAACTGGGTTTTATCCCAGCGATATTTTTTGGCGCAGTCGTATTTGGTTCCGGGCATTTATATCAGAGCCAAGATATCAACAGGATGATGGGCATCTTTATCCTCACATTTCTGGGCGCAGTCTTTTTTGCTTGGCTTTTTACGGAATGGAATTATAACTTATGGGTTCCGATATGGACGCATACGCTGATGAACTTGACCTGGATTTTCTTCGACTTTGACAATACATCGTTAGGAGGCGTTTACGCAAACATATTGAGGGGATCTACCATTGCCTTTGCTATCGTATTTACCATAGTTTATAAAAAGAGGAATAGGCAGCGCTTAGCAGTAAACAAGCACACACTAATCCTTAAAAAAAGCGACAACTAG
- a CDS encoding PAS domain-containing sensor histidine kinase: protein MINLHGADSTFTVSQKHLAQALAQARMGFWEVSLLEKNYMSCTDQCKRNFGWDTAMEFSYSDMLGCIVDEDREAMQASVARAIEQHIPYIAQYRVRYGDDSIHWIEARGSVTYDENGCPQIISGTTLDITEKKELEILRDEMLSIAMHEIKTPLSSVKGTLQLLNRQLTAQENALSNKLVENALKATDRINRLLNEMVAPVMVMAKGIELDRSTIDLTQLILEISHNAALIFPESDLHLHLPDDTVFLEADGYRIGQVITNLINNAIKYSDKKSPIHITMTTDQHEISVLISDLGIGIKPEDRKKVFEKFYRSKGHSHIEGFGIGLFLCADIILRHGGQIHVLDKEGPGTDISFTLPLNKNVNHLN, encoded by the coding sequence ATGATTAACTTGCATGGTGCGGATTCTACCTTTACGGTATCCCAAAAACATCTCGCGCAGGCGCTCGCACAGGCTCGTATGGGTTTCTGGGAAGTTAGCCTATTGGAAAAAAATTACATGTCCTGTACTGATCAATGCAAAAGAAATTTTGGGTGGGATACAGCAATGGAATTTAGCTATAGTGATATGCTGGGCTGTATTGTGGATGAAGATCGGGAAGCGATGCAAGCGAGTGTCGCAAGGGCTATTGAGCAGCACATACCCTATATTGCACAGTATCGTGTAAGATATGGTGATGATAGCATCCATTGGATTGAGGCACGTGGATCGGTTACTTATGACGAGAACGGCTGCCCACAGATAATTTCGGGCACAACGCTTGATATTACAGAGAAAAAGGAACTTGAAATTTTGCGCGATGAAATGTTGAGCATCGCCATGCATGAAATTAAGACACCGCTATCATCCGTCAAAGGAACCCTGCAGCTTCTGAACAGGCAGTTGACAGCGCAAGAAAATGCTTTGTCAAATAAACTCGTAGAAAATGCACTCAAAGCCACTGACCGTATTAATCGTCTCCTCAATGAGATGGTAGCCCCCGTGATGGTAATGGCTAAAGGAATCGAACTCGATAGATCTACGATAGATTTGACCCAGCTTATCCTTGAAATAAGTCATAATGCTGCGCTCATATTTCCCGAGAGTGATCTGCACTTACATCTGCCCGACGATACCGTATTTTTGGAAGCGGATGGTTATCGTATCGGACAGGTGATTACCAACCTGATCAATAATGCCATTAAATACAGTGATAAAAAATCACCCATACACATTACGATGACAACAGATCAGCATGAAATATCCGTATTGATTAGCGACCTTGGTATAGGAATAAAACCTGAGGATAGAAAAAAAGTATTTGAGAAATTTTATCGCTCCAAAGGTCACAGCCATATTGAAGGTTTCGGTATCGGGCTGTTTCTCTGCGCCGATATCATATTGCGCCATGGTGGTCAGATCCATGTGCTCGATAAAGAGGGGCCAGGCACCGATATCTCTTTTACCCTTCCATTAAATAAAAACGTTAATCATTTAAATTAA
- a CDS encoding arsenic transporter: MSSNFYIFLIAAFTTAGVIIRPFKIQEAMWAAVGAILLILFGLISFQAAWTGIGKGLDVYLFLIGMMSLAESARREGLFDWLASHAIKLSAGSTTKLFVLIYLVGIVVTIFMSNDATAVVLTPAVALAASKAKVKNPLPYLLICAFIANAASFVLPISNPANLVIYGDHMPSLASWLARYTLPSILSIGVTFLILYLTQKNNLALTLRSDIVIEQLARGGKMALAGIVFTSLLLMLASAKKWNLGYPTVIAGVSTALLVSLAERKNPIAFFRHISWSVIPLVAGLFVLVEAVQQTGLIGMLAQHLSASAEEAPGKTSWLAGIIIGVGSNVINNLPAGLIAGTALSQIQLPDMVRGAVLIGVDLGPNLSITGSLATILWLNELRRHGYTISAWRFLKLGLVIMIPALLAALLALLI; the protein is encoded by the coding sequence ATGAGTTCCAATTTTTACATTTTCCTCATTGCGGCATTTACTACTGCGGGGGTTATCATACGGCCATTTAAGATCCAGGAAGCCATGTGGGCTGCTGTTGGTGCCATCCTGTTAATCCTCTTTGGACTGATCTCATTCCAAGCCGCCTGGACAGGTATCGGCAAGGGTCTTGATGTTTACCTATTTTTGATAGGGATGATGAGTTTGGCGGAGTCGGCGCGACGCGAAGGTCTGTTTGATTGGCTTGCCTCCCATGCCATCAAACTTTCCGCGGGTTCGACGACGAAACTTTTTGTGCTTATTTACCTGGTCGGGATCGTCGTTACAATCTTTATGTCTAATGATGCGACGGCAGTTGTGCTTACGCCAGCTGTAGCTTTGGCAGCATCAAAGGCAAAAGTGAAAAATCCGTTGCCCTACCTACTCATCTGCGCATTTATTGCCAATGCAGCATCCTTCGTACTACCTATATCCAACCCCGCCAATCTGGTGATCTATGGCGATCATATGCCATCCTTGGCGAGCTGGCTTGCACGATATACGCTACCGTCCATACTTTCCATCGGAGTCACCTTTCTGATACTCTATTTGACCCAAAAGAATAACTTAGCTCTTACTTTGCGGTCTGATATTGTTATAGAACAACTTGCTCGTGGCGGTAAGATGGCACTGGCGGGCATTGTCTTTACTTCATTGCTGTTAATGCTGGCCTCGGCTAAAAAATGGAATCTCGGGTATCCAACCGTTATTGCCGGTGTCAGCACCGCATTATTGGTGTCCCTCGCTGAAAGAAAAAATCCAATTGCGTTTTTCCGTCATATTTCATGGTCTGTCATCCCGCTAGTAGCCGGACTGTTTGTACTGGTTGAAGCTGTACAACAAACAGGTTTGATCGGTATGCTGGCGCAACACCTGTCTGCCAGTGCAGAAGAGGCACCGGGAAAAACAAGCTGGTTGGCAGGAATCATTATAGGCGTCGGCAGCAATGTGATCAACAACCTACCCGCCGGTCTGATTGCTGGTACTGCGCTATCTCAGATCCAGCTGCCCGATATGGTTAGGGGCGCCGTACTGATCGGTGTGGATCTGGGTCCGAATCTGTCCATCACGGGATCGTTAGCAACAATCTTATGGCTCAATGAACTCAGGCGCCATGGTTACACTATCAGCGCATGGAGGTTCCTCAAATTGGGACTGGTTATTATGATACCTGCCCTGCTAGCCGCTTTACTTGCCCTATTAATTTAA
- a CDS encoding PleD family two-component system response regulator, translating into MKRKIIICEDDTLILDVLELALANENQEVIPVAHSPRLMSTIDEKQPDLLIVDLQMPSLTGDEIVRQLKASQKYSSIKVIMMSASLQGKAIAADCGADAFLAKPFELDELEFLVDKLCPPGLIDIL; encoded by the coding sequence ATGAAGAGGAAAATAATTATTTGCGAGGATGATACACTAATATTAGATGTACTAGAGCTCGCATTAGCGAACGAAAACCAGGAGGTCATACCCGTTGCCCATAGTCCGAGACTCATGTCTACGATAGACGAAAAGCAACCTGACCTGTTGATTGTGGATCTACAGATGCCATCGCTGACCGGCGACGAGATTGTACGGCAACTTAAGGCATCCCAAAAATACAGCTCAATAAAAGTGATTATGATGTCGGCGAGCCTTCAAGGTAAAGCGATAGCTGCTGATTGTGGAGCCGACGCTTTCTTGGCAAAACCATTTGAACTGGATGAACTTGAATTTTTAGTGGATAAATTATGTCCGCCCGGGTTAATTGATATTTTATAA
- a CDS encoding TolC family protein — MFQKLVLMGHVLLCCSFFSYGQESHVPIKLNQLLSSVTQHAPSLRTDYVRTQVQQARAAEVKNNRLPSLQLSYQADVGSNNNVPGPYFGFGLVPTNNGGIRPNNNYQAVSSNLGIAAFQWEVYNFGQFNAQDQLAQAEVTLENRRFEQSKYDLQSFTIYSYLQLLKLHDLIGIQSRSIARNQEIRQSIFALVKSGIRAGVDTSMADAEISRSQLGLIELDNQQQQLQIQLATLAGMTPAQIVADTTAEKILFEQVKNAPIELDGGRQHPMVAYYNALFDKTKMEEKLVANSYRPKLFLSGAVWGRASSVHSDNSYGSLADGFGLQRANYLVGLGINYNLFDLRRKKVKLNTQRLMVDEAGQKLQEQQANIAMNIAQSTTEVATAERRLKEIPRQTKAANAAYRQKFSLYKNGLIDIVEVNVAQNMLNQAERDYITAKYNYYLALFHQVVAQNNVDGFLQLFN; from the coding sequence ATGTTTCAGAAACTTGTCCTTATGGGGCATGTGCTGCTCTGCTGTAGCTTCTTTAGCTATGGACAGGAGAGTCATGTGCCTATCAAACTCAACCAGCTGCTGTCTTCGGTAACGCAGCATGCGCCATCCTTACGCACCGACTATGTACGTACACAGGTGCAGCAGGCGCGCGCCGCAGAAGTCAAAAACAACCGTCTGCCGAGCCTACAGCTGTCGTATCAGGCAGACGTCGGCTCCAATAATAATGTGCCGGGGCCTTACTTCGGATTTGGTCTCGTGCCGACCAATAATGGTGGTATACGTCCCAATAATAACTACCAGGCTGTGAGCAGCAATCTTGGCATTGCTGCTTTTCAGTGGGAGGTCTATAATTTTGGTCAATTCAATGCCCAGGACCAACTTGCGCAGGCGGAGGTGACCTTGGAGAACCGTCGTTTTGAACAGTCGAAGTATGACTTACAGTCCTTCACGATTTATAGTTATCTGCAGCTATTGAAATTGCATGACCTCATCGGTATCCAGTCGCGCAGTATAGCCCGTAATCAGGAAATACGGCAATCAATCTTTGCGCTGGTTAAAAGTGGTATCCGGGCAGGCGTGGATACCAGTATGGCCGATGCTGAAATATCGCGTAGCCAACTTGGTCTCATTGAACTGGATAACCAGCAACAGCAATTACAAATTCAACTGGCTACGCTAGCGGGTATGACCCCAGCGCAGATTGTAGCGGATACCACAGCGGAAAAGATTCTTTTCGAACAGGTAAAGAACGCGCCAATTGAACTCGATGGCGGCCGTCAGCATCCTATGGTAGCCTATTATAATGCATTGTTCGACAAAACGAAGATGGAAGAAAAGCTGGTTGCCAACAGTTACCGTCCCAAGCTGTTTCTCTCGGGGGCTGTATGGGGCAGGGCATCCAGTGTGCATAGCGACAATAGTTATGGTTCGCTCGCCGATGGCTTTGGGCTACAACGCGCTAACTACCTTGTTGGTCTAGGAATCAACTACAACCTGTTTGATCTGCGCCGCAAAAAGGTAAAACTCAATACGCAACGCCTCATGGTGGACGAGGCTGGTCAAAAGCTACAGGAACAACAGGCCAACATCGCCATGAATATTGCACAGTCTACCACTGAAGTGGCGACTGCAGAAAGACGTCTGAAGGAAATTCCGCGTCAGACCAAAGCTGCAAATGCCGCCTACCGCCAGAAGTTTTCCCTATATAAAAATGGTCTCATCGATATTGTGGAGGTCAATGTTGCCCAGAACATGCTCAATCAGGCAGAGCGCGATTACATCACCGCCAAGTATAATTATTATCTGGCATTGTTCCACCAGGTGGTGGCACAGAACAATGTCGATGGCTTTCTTCAACTTTTTAACTAA
- a CDS encoding efflux RND transporter permease subunit: protein MSLVTAALRRPITTVIITLSLLLFSVLAVLKIPIDIFPQLNSPTIYVIESYGGMSPQQMEGFFSSRMQDQFLYVNGIKNISAKNIQGLTLLKLSFYENTDMAEASAQVALQVNRAMKFFPPGALPPQVVRFDASSLPVGQLVLSSKTRSLKEIYDMASTLVRPMFSAVPGLSAPPPFGANSRTITVNVDPNKLRSYNLTADEVVMALSKFNVMSPSGNLHLNNTMYVTTINSLIKNVADFADIPILTKNGIPIYIKDVARVSDASDVTVSYALINGRRSVYIPAVKTSDASTWAVVSNLKAKLPEIQNLLPEDVKVSYEFDQSVAVMNSVQSLLHEGGLGALLTGLMVLLFLRDWRSSLIVIVTIPVSILIGVLLLTLFGQTINIMTLSGLALAIGILVDQATVTIESIHQHQEQGTHKRKAIYNACQEIAVPLLLILFCILAVFAPSFMMTGIPRAMFLPLSLSIGLTMIASYFMAQTLVPILSNWLLKEHHIGHFKSDSPGFFDKFKKRYRFNLYRSMRHKGKVIIGYLLLTLVLAAAAFVYIGKDMMPKVNNGQFQVRIKEPDGTRLERTEESVKQVLQVIDSTVNHQVAISSAYVGLVPSSYGVSNLYVFNTGTHEAVIQVNLNADYHVNMDELKDVLRRNIHYKLPKLRLNFEPIDMTEKIMSQGAATPIEVRIAGKKMDELKVYADQVVSALRHIGYLRDVQIAQPLRLPTISIAIDRLKASQLGLQMDDIARSVTASTSSSRFTQKIQWLDENNTYTYQVQVQVPEYVMNTMDELREIPLVKGQLTPTLGDIATFNTQYLPGEYDRQGPRRYLTVMANIHKKDLGTATTDVQQAIRELPAPPRGVVVEMKGMSTLLLDTMGSLQLGLACAVVVIFLLLAANYQSVKLSLTALVTIPAVILGSLAMLLLTGSTLNLQSYMGMIMSTGVSVANAILIVSNAEALRLDFRNARTAALASATTRLRPILMTSMAMIAGMIPMAMGMGETGEQAAPLGRAVIGGLFASTFAALFILPLLFVWMKEKSTFDSESLLPQDKPDHQKLLVEKDKYSVN from the coding sequence ATGTCACTAGTCACAGCTGCTTTACGAAGGCCGATTACCACAGTGATCATCACCCTGAGCCTACTGCTCTTTTCGGTACTCGCTGTACTGAAAATACCGATTGATATCTTTCCGCAGCTCAATTCACCGACCATTTACGTTATTGAATCTTACGGCGGGATGTCTCCCCAGCAGATGGAAGGTTTTTTCTCCTCCCGGATGCAGGATCAGTTTCTCTATGTCAATGGAATCAAGAATATATCCGCCAAAAATATTCAGGGACTTACGCTCCTGAAACTTAGTTTTTACGAAAATACCGATATGGCCGAAGCCTCAGCGCAGGTAGCACTGCAGGTAAACCGCGCCATGAAGTTTTTTCCGCCAGGGGCGCTGCCGCCACAGGTGGTCCGTTTTGACGCTTCCTCCTTACCGGTGGGGCAACTGGTGCTATCTTCGAAGACAAGAAGCCTCAAGGAGATCTACGATATGGCAAGTACCCTGGTGCGGCCCATGTTTTCTGCAGTACCGGGTCTCTCTGCACCGCCACCCTTTGGCGCAAACTCCAGGACGATTACGGTCAATGTTGACCCCAATAAACTGCGGAGCTACAACCTGACCGCCGACGAGGTGGTGATGGCATTGTCGAAATTTAACGTGATGTCACCATCCGGTAACCTGCACCTCAACAACACGATGTATGTGACAACCATCAATTCACTGATCAAGAATGTCGCAGATTTTGCGGATATCCCTATTCTGACAAAAAATGGAATTCCGATTTATATCAAAGATGTCGCACGCGTATCGGACGCCTCGGACGTGACGGTAAGTTATGCACTGATCAATGGCCGGCGCTCTGTTTATATCCCTGCTGTTAAGACATCGGATGCGTCCACCTGGGCAGTGGTCAGCAACCTCAAGGCCAAGCTGCCGGAAATCCAGAATCTGCTGCCCGAGGATGTGAAAGTGTCTTATGAATTTGACCAATCAGTAGCGGTTATGAATTCGGTGCAGAGCCTTTTGCACGAAGGGGGGCTCGGCGCTTTGCTTACCGGTCTCATGGTTCTTCTGTTTCTGCGCGACTGGCGGAGCAGCCTGATCGTAATCGTAACCATACCGGTGTCCATTCTGATCGGCGTCCTGCTACTGACATTGTTTGGCCAGACCATCAACATCATGACCTTGAGTGGTTTGGCCCTGGCCATCGGTATCCTCGTGGATCAGGCCACGGTGACCATCGAAAGCATACACCAGCATCAGGAACAGGGTACGCACAAACGTAAGGCGATCTACAATGCCTGTCAGGAGATTGCCGTGCCGCTGCTTTTGATCCTGTTCTGTATTTTGGCCGTATTTGCACCTTCTTTTATGATGACGGGAATTCCCCGGGCGATGTTTCTGCCCCTTTCTTTATCCATTGGATTGACGATGATCGCTTCGTACTTTATGGCGCAGACCTTGGTGCCTATTTTATCCAACTGGCTGCTCAAAGAACATCATATCGGTCATTTTAAGTCCGACTCGCCGGGCTTTTTCGATAAGTTCAAAAAGCGTTATCGCTTCAACCTATACCGCTCCATGCGCCATAAGGGCAAAGTCATCATCGGTTATCTGCTGCTGACGCTGGTGCTTGCTGCTGCGGCATTTGTGTATATCGGCAAGGATATGATGCCAAAAGTAAACAATGGGCAGTTTCAGGTCAGGATCAAGGAGCCCGATGGAACCCGGCTGGAGCGTACCGAAGAGTCCGTCAAACAGGTGCTGCAGGTAATCGATAGTACGGTGAACCATCAGGTCGCCATCAGTTCGGCCTATGTTGGTCTGGTGCCCAGCAGCTATGGAGTCAGCAACCTCTATGTATTCAATACCGGAACGCATGAAGCCGTTATCCAGGTGAACCTCAATGCAGACTATCATGTCAATATGGATGAACTCAAAGATGTTTTACGACGAAATATCCATTATAAACTGCCCAAATTGCGCCTGAATTTTGAGCCTATCGATATGACCGAAAAGATTATGAGCCAGGGGGCTGCAACACCGATCGAGGTGCGCATAGCCGGAAAGAAAATGGACGAACTGAAGGTCTATGCCGATCAGGTTGTCAGCGCATTGCGCCACATCGGCTATCTGCGTGATGTGCAGATCGCACAACCGCTGCGGCTGCCAACCATTTCCATTGCCATCGACCGGCTCAAAGCCTCCCAGCTTGGTCTGCAGATGGATGATATTGCACGATCGGTAACGGCCAGCACTTCCTCGAGCAGGTTTACGCAGAAGATCCAGTGGCTCGATGAAAACAATACCTATACTTATCAGGTACAGGTGCAGGTACCTGAATATGTGATGAATACAATGGACGAGCTGCGCGAAATTCCACTGGTGAAAGGGCAGCTCACACCGACCTTGGGCGATATAGCCACTTTTAATACACAGTATCTACCAGGTGAGTATGACCGGCAGGGGCCTAGGCGGTATTTGACCGTGATGGCAAATATCCATAAGAAAGACCTGGGAACGGCAACAACGGATGTGCAACAGGCTATTCGTGAACTCCCGGCTCCACCGCGTGGTGTTGTGGTGGAAATGAAAGGGATGTCGACACTATTGCTTGATACCATGGGTAGTTTGCAGTTGGGGCTTGCCTGTGCAGTTGTTGTTATATTTCTACTACTGGCAGCGAATTATCAGAGTGTGAAGCTTTCGCTGACCGCATTGGTGACTATTCCTGCGGTGATCCTTGGATCCTTGGCGATGCTATTGCTCACAGGGTCGACGCTCAATCTGCAATCCTACATGGGTATGATTATGTCTACTGGTGTCTCCGTAGCCAACGCTATTTTGATCGTGTCCAATGCGGAAGCACTGCGATTGGATTTCCGTAATGCAAGGACGGCGGCGCTGGCCAGCGCGACAACGCGGCTACGTCCGATCCTGATGACCAGTATGGCAATGATTGCCGGAATGATTCCTATGGCCATGGGAATGGGGGAGACGGGTGAGCAGGCGGCACCATTGGGCCGGGCCGTGATCGGCGGTCTGTTTGCCTCCACTTTTGCTGCTCTTTTTATCCTGCCGCTCCTGTTTGTGTGGATGAAGGAAAAATCCACGTTCGATTCCGAATCACTATTGCCGCAGGACAAGCCCGATCATCAAAAGTTACTGGTGGAAAAAGACAAGTATAGTGTTAACTAA
- a CDS encoding efflux RND transporter periplasmic adaptor subunit: protein MKKIGYLLLLTGLLSACGQTEKPIDLTPKNPAKASTYQTTVIQEKVMSSSVRLPGKLKPFNEVNIYAKMNSFVKHIFVDRGAVVKKGQLLMQLEAPEMLAAVQAAHSRFVQAQETASASKDKYKRLKNAAQEEGAVSPLDLDNALSKMKADEAVAMSEKANVEEVEMLQSYLNIKAPFNGVIVQRNVSEGALVGPGKGNDQPLLILQDLNKLRLEVQIPETYVDKVDLSKKVAYRFNNTPNKVFEGMIARSANSLGAMQSEAIEVDVANSDNKLKPGLYCEVDIPLSAGANSLLVPSNSIVRSTERQYVIQLIDGKTHFVDIKEGVSTHDSTEVFGKLNSSDQILLHANDEIKEGVKLPLEK from the coding sequence ATGAAAAAAATAGGCTATTTACTACTACTGACAGGCTTACTTTCCGCTTGCGGTCAAACCGAAAAGCCGATTGACCTGACGCCAAAAAATCCGGCTAAGGCCAGTACCTATCAGACAACAGTCATACAAGAGAAAGTCATGTCCAGCAGTGTGCGTTTACCCGGTAAGCTCAAACCCTTTAATGAGGTAAATATCTATGCCAAGATGAATAGCTTTGTTAAGCATATCTTTGTGGACAGAGGGGCTGTTGTTAAAAAGGGGCAGCTGCTGATGCAGCTGGAGGCGCCAGAAATGCTCGCTGCGGTACAGGCCGCACATTCACGTTTTGTACAGGCACAGGAGACCGCTTCTGCGAGTAAAGATAAATATAAAAGACTCAAAAATGCCGCACAGGAGGAAGGCGCAGTATCCCCACTTGATCTAGACAATGCCCTCTCGAAGATGAAAGCCGACGAAGCAGTCGCCATGTCGGAAAAAGCAAATGTGGAAGAAGTTGAAATGTTGCAATCTTACCTGAACATCAAAGCGCCATTCAATGGTGTGATTGTACAGCGTAATGTCTCCGAAGGAGCACTGGTCGGACCGGGGAAAGGCAATGATCAACCTCTGTTGATCCTGCAGGATCTCAATAAATTACGGTTGGAAGTGCAGATCCCCGAGACCTATGTCGATAAAGTAGACCTCTCGAAAAAGGTTGCATATCGTTTTAATAATACCCCGAATAAGGTGTTTGAAGGGATGATAGCCCGTTCAGCGAATTCCTTGGGCGCCATGCAGTCTGAAGCAATAGAGGTCGATGTGGCCAACTCGGATAATAAGCTCAAACCTGGTTTATACTGTGAGGTCGATATTCCATTGTCTGCCGGAGCCAATTCGTTATTGGTACCTTCCAATAGTATCGTGCGTTCTACAGAAAGGCAGTATGTGATCCAGCTCATAGATGGCAAGACACATTTTGTGGATATCAAAGAAGGGGTATCCACGCATGATTCTACCGAAGTTTTTGGAAAGCTAAACAGCAGTGATCAGATCTTGCTGCATGCCAATGACGAAATCAAAGAGGGGGTCAAGCTACCTTTGGAAAAATAA